The following are from one region of the Magallana gigas chromosome 4, xbMagGiga1.1, whole genome shotgun sequence genome:
- the LOC105322936 gene encoding intraflagellar transport protein 57 homolog, giving the protein MSEDKRRGEDVEDGGPGLVYMPFVIMEEILDKLRLLDYERQFQMKMKMKPISRHYFAIPTNPGEQFFMFTSICAWLLQKAGRNFEQPQEYDDPNATISSILEELRHFGHSVDFPPSKLKQGCGEHCIYVLDKLADEALKSSGFHWDKPDYPQEELEEENVVEDDAELTLNEVEKSIFQNEMEEEEFEEEEQILDLEGLKRLSQKNQQVEHSKPEEIMESTTDAAAWKLEVERVLPQLKVTIRKDNKDWRDHVEQMHQHKDGIESSLTETKSYLDKLHDEISRTLEKIGSREKYINNQLEHLLSEYRAAQDQLSETKERYRQASGGVTERSRMLADVTEELERVKMEMEDRGSSMTDGAPLVKIKQAIQNLRKENVQMEIRIGVVEHVLLQAKLKDKTSQNKEVHSNKTQDTFDYNAY; this is encoded by the exons ATGTCAGAAGACAAACGCCGTGGAGAAGATGTGGAGGATGGGGGTCCTGGTCTTGTTTACATGCCATTTGTTATCATGGAGGAGATCTTGGACAAACTTAGGCTACTCGATTACGAACGACAATTCCAaatgaagatgaaaatgaaacCCATTTCGAGACACTATTTTGCCATCCCAACAAACCCCGGCGAACAGTTCTTTATGTTCACATCTATATGTGCATGGCTTCTTCAAAAAGCAGGGCGGAATTTTGAACAACCTCAGGAATACGATGACCCCAATGCTACCATATCCAGTATCTTGGAGGAGCTTCGTCACTTTGGCCATTCGGTGGACTTTCCGCCATCAAAACTAAAGCAAGGCTGCGGTGAACACTGTATTTATGTGCTTGATAAACTTGCAGATGAGGCTTTAAAGTCTTCTGGGTTTCACTGGGACAAACCTGATTATCCACAGGAAGAACTCGAAGAGGAAAATGTTGTCGAAGATGATGCAGAGCTGACCCTGAATGAAGTGGAAAAGTCCATTTTTCAGAACGAAATGGAGGAGGAAGAGTTTGAAGAAGAAGAACAAATATTGGATTTGGAAGGACTGAAAAGACTCAGCCAGAAGAATCAACAAGTGGAACATTCCAAACCAGAAGAAATAATGGAGTCAACAACCGATGCGGCAGCTTGGAAGCTAGAAGTAGAACGAGTCTTACCCCAGCTTAAAGTGACAATCAGGAAAGATAACAAAGACTGGCGAGATCATGTTGAACAGATGCATCAGCACAAGGATGGCATCGAATCCTCGCTGACGGAAACTAAATCCTACCTTGACAAACTCCATGACGAAATTAGCCGCACTCTAGAAAAAATTGGAAGTCGAGAGAAATACATCAATAACCAACTGGAACATTTGCTATCAGAATACCGTGCTGCTCAGGATCAGCTCTcagaaacaaaagaaag ATACCGCCAGGCAAGTGGAGGCGTGACGGAACGATCTCGCATGCTGGCCGACGTGACGGAGGAACTGGAGCGCGTCAAGATGGAAATGGAGGACCGTGGGAGCAGCATGACAGACGGAGCTCCGCTGGTGAAGATCAAACAAGCCATCCAGAACCTCCGGAAGGAAAACGTCCAGATGGAAATCCGAATCGGAGTGGTGGAACACGTTCTTCTCCAGGCGAAACTGAAAGACAAAACTTCGCAGAATAAGGAAGTGCACAGTAACAAAACACAGGACACATTTGACTACAATGCCtattaa
- the LOC105322934 gene encoding uncharacterized protein: MKISNTVLVIGIWYSCASRTDSINSSVTYFYGFKCYFGHQQLTDKSLVFVQYNGAPILCDEISFLAAQGDRYQLCFTPVYFHDPYCQIFIEYLSYETGDILQILECQDNHTITWCSGETSTVNVRIKMTSSVRQWTVARVKIKLEAKPRTTAKESELYKEYGIPSWCFVIFGVGGLVFLLTVIMIVVVKHTGARRWVNKMLNAGEAATSNSDLPPTYQEATNSRPTCSLYIREPLPPKYSDIFSDTQRS, from the exons ATGAAGATATCAAATACAGTGCTAGTAATTGGTATCTGGTATTCATGTGCCAGCAGAACTGATAGTATTAACTCGTCTGTAACAT ATTTCTATGGCTTCAAATGCTACTTCGGTCACCAGCAGTTGACCGATAAATCCCTTGTTTTCGTCCAGTACAATGGGGCCCCCATTCTCTGTGACGAAATCAGCTTCCTGGCGGCCCAAGGCGACAGATACCAGCTGTGTTTTACACCTGTATACTTTCACGACCCCTACTGCCAAATTTTCATAGAGTATCTGTCATATGAGACGGGTGATATTCTTCAG ATTCTTGAATGCCAGGACAACCACACCATTACCTGGTGTTCTGGGGAAACTTCCACCGTAAACGTCAGAATCAAGATGACGTCATCCGTCCGACAATGGACGGTGGCGAGGGTAAAGATTAAGCTCGAAGCCAAGCCTAGGACGACGGCGAAAG AATCAGAGCTGTACAAAGAATATGGAATTCCTTCATGGTGCTTTGTCATTTTTGGGGTCGGAGGGTTAGTTTTCCTTTTGACTGTCATCATGATCGTAGTCGTCAAACATACAGGTGCCCGGCGATGg gtaaacaaaatgttaaatgcTGGTGAAGCCGCGACGAGCAACTCTGACCTCCCTCCCACCTACCAGGAGGCCACCAACTCTAGACCAACATGTAGCCTATATATACGAGAACCATTGCCTCCCAAATACTCCGACATATTCAGTGACACGCAAAGGAGTTAG